In the Dysidea avara chromosome 14, odDysAvar1.4, whole genome shotgun sequence genome, TAGCATTATGGTAGAACACAACAAAGTTAGCAAACCACAGGACAAACAGTTGAAACGGTAGAGTGCCTGCTTTTCATGAGGTTGTTGCAGTTAGGTCATGGACTCAAGTCTTGCTGGTAGCATATTTTTGAGCACACTTTTGTTTTAGTAGACCTTTGTGGTGCATACTTTTTTGAACTTGGCTATTTTGCTTACAGTAAGTTCATAGAATCCTAGTATTGCTTCACAGCATATGGAACATATACAGCACATTTGATAGGTACAGGGCAGACATGGGCAAGCCAATAGGATAACTGTTAATTCATGTCACCCACTTGcctacatttaaaataaactgtaGATGCCAGAAAGCGTGCACCTGTGAGTTGCTCAAACCATTGCTTGCTATGCAGCAACTCTACTATGAATAATATTGTTCTTAAATAATTCATGAACAGATTTTCTTTTTGCAATCAGAGACTGAAGCCATGCATGTTACATATGCCTGCATTGTAGGACGTACACTACTAACACCACATGGTTTTGCACCTGTGTTGATAATTTCCTTAGCTTACATGCAGTTAGTTAACCCTGCATGTTCACATCATTTCACTATACTTGCCTAAGGCTCATGTactttaaaagtgacatcactatacataaataattattttacatggACTTTTAGTGATCCAGTAGTTTGACATAAAAATAATGTTCACTCTACCTGATTGTAGTAGtgggatgactgctctattaaagtacaaCAATCTGTATAGGCACAGTAAGTAAAATTCTTCTGAGAGGAGATCCCCTACTCATACAACATTCAGAGATCTACAGACTGCTTTTGAGATTTATTAAATTTTGGGAAAGACCCAGTGCATCCAAGATTAGTTTGTCATGGCCTAACGTTCACGTACATACATAAATTGATTGTGATGGTTGGTAGTTACCTTTCCACTTGGTGACATAAACAGAACACCAGTTTGTTGTGATGACTCAGCAATAGATGGTTGTTACAGAATACTATAACATCATTGAGCACCTACCAGGACAGAGTACTCAACACAATATGTTAATTTGCACAAGTTATAGTGTATCTATCATTAGTAACCTCCAATATGGGCAGAACAAATTTGCCCAATTTCTAAACTGCAGTCATGAGTGCTTGTGTACAGGCCACCGCCTTGCACACAGGACATAAATCGCCCATCAACTGTGGCGGCAAGAGTAACTCTTGGTGGCGGGAATTAAACAAATACCATGTGCCATAGTAGTGGAGCTTAGATCTTGCAAACCACCTAAGCCCCACAAAGCCTGTACTGGGGGAGTAGGGCTTATGATAGGTACATAAGCGCCTGCTACAAAAATACCGACACTTATAATCTCTGATAATTACACAATGGTCGTATTTAAGACACTTGCTAGACATTAAAGATGTGAGACCCCACTCCTGGGAGAGAAAACAACCagacccaggggcggatctaggatttgtaaaaggggggggggggggggggctaactcaaggttgggtagaggtgtgcaaagcatgctggaactaggggggtctgagggcatgcccccccaggaaaattttgaaaaatagatgctaaaatactgcaatttggagacatttccacataaaattcataatattttctgcctgcagatattttatatactgcctttagattataggtatggctctctaaagcattttgctaatggaaaagtttggtaggtacagacaaccaagtacatgatgcacccctctcacaattgcacaatactgaataagtgcatgttagaattattaagaatgttgaaagtggaaaattttgaaatttgaacaatacaagattgaatctgagagcattttcaatggaaattgtgtacctgaattaagtatttccatacatattaactacacaagcagaatgaagccctttaaacagaccaatgcacttcattgtatgtataggtgctggcagatttggaaaaattccataacagaaccaactacatgtttccagtgaatgttctattagagtagttagttgactgctctattagagtatctcgatcttgtacacctccaatgctgatctgggtccttgttacataaacttcagcataaatccactgataataccttggaaagatgtttataaggtaattttatgagtatttgtattattagtgatcatataattatgctaagacaaaatttcattataatactcagcatattgatcaagtaaagcctaaatatgaaggggggggcttcagcccccaaagcccccccccctggatccgcccctgagaccatagataatagacatcTACGGGCTCGTACGGGCCAGACAAATTCACATAATTAAATCTTAAGGCGCTTTTCAGTAAAATCAACCTAATTTTAGAACCCGCCTGTCGCATCCCACAAAGCATTTAGTATATCACTTACCTTCTGGAGTTCTTCAACGCCGAAATTCAAAGCATCTACCTCCACGATCACCACTAGTAAATTTCCGGACATTATTCGGAGACCAGCGTGAGACGTTAAGCGCATGCGCACATCTGGGCTCCTCCTCTTTCCATATCGGAAGAACGCCATTTCATCGTCCCTCAGATCTGTCCTGGGTTTTCGCCACGTATTCATTGTAGACACGCAGAAACAAGTGAGCCTTATGTAATAGAATCTACTACTTAGCAATAATTGCATGTTACGGGGAGTTCAAAGGTTTTGAGCAGTGAACTGGGTGACGATTTTTTTTTCTGGTTGTAGAGATGAGCAGGAGGCCAGACGAATCCAAGAACCTGTACCGTATTCCACCGTATTATTACATCCATGTATTGGACCAGACTACCAATGTGACCCGAATTGAGATTGGTCCACGGACCTTCATCAGGCAAGATAATGAAAAGGTCATCGTTGGACCGGAAAAGATGATCACGTGTCCTCCCCGGCACTACTGTGTTATAGAGAACCCGGTTGTCAGGGGTGATGACAAGAAACCAGTGATCGATAAGTCTGGGCAGATTAAGCTGCGTCATGCAGATCAGGAAATACGCTTGGCACAGGACCCATTCCCATTGTACCCAGGAGAGGTATTGAAGCAAGTGGTGACCCCGCTGAAGGTTGTGCAAGCCAACTCAGCACTGCGGCTTAGAGCTATTCTTGATTTTGAGTCGGACAGTGGAGAAAAGAGAGTTGCAGGAGATGAGTGGCTGTTTGAGGGACCAGGTacggtgtgtatgtgtgcatgatgCATATGACACAATGTGCAGATGGGCACACCAGTAAGGAGGTAAATAATCTGGTATTTAATGTAATGCAACTAAACTGCAATAAGTTCACAGCAACAAACCCTTTCTGAAACAATTTGGGACCCTCACATAGTTTCATATTACTTTTACTACCCTTTAAGGGATAATTGTATTCACTTGTACAAGGTTGTTTATTGGCTTTGGAGTAATTGATGCTAGCCAGTTCTGTTTGATGCACACCATTGTTACACAGGTACATACATCCCTTGTAAGGAGGTGGTGGTGGATGAAACAATTAGAGCCACAGTGATCAAGCCCAACCAGGCTATCAAGCTAAGAGCAAGGAAGGAAACATTGGTAAGAGGCATTACCATACTTATAGTATATCTGTTATCTGCAAATCACCATGTGCCAAGTCCAAGGGTGTTTGGTTTAACATTGTGGTACTATAGTTTCATGTTCTTACCGTTTGTTGGTAGGATCGTGATAACAACCCACGTGTTACTGGTGAAGAATGGCTGGTAAAGAAAGTCGGTGCCTACCTTCCTGGAGCTTATGAAGAGGTTGTGGATGTGGTGGATGCCTATGTGTTGACTGACAAGGTTTGTGTTAACTTTGTTTGTAATTTCCTAAGCCGTTCAGTTCTGTTATAACTTTGCCTTTTATGATTTCAGGGTGAATGTTATTTATGCTTTATTTATTGCCCACCATCTTTATGTTAGGTTGCCCTACACATGAGAGCCTACAGAACATTCAAGGATGTTAAGGATGTGACGCGCAAGAATGGAGAAGAGTGGCTGATTAAAATGGCAGATACTGAGGCACACATTCCTGATGTATATGAAGAGGTATGTGgattgcacatgcatgcactattACATTATTTTATAGGTTTTTAATGTGTAAATGTTTCCAGGGCATGATATTTGATACTTGCCATTTACCGACGATTATTTTATAGGTTGTAGGAGTGGTCAATGTCACTACACTCACCAACAGACAGTATTGTGTCATCCTGGATCCAGTAGGGAAAGATGGCAAACCACAACTTGGCCAGAAGAAACTTGTCAAGGGAGAAAAGTCATTCTTCTTACAGCCGGGTGAACGGCTGGAGAAAGGAATACAAAATGTGTATGTACTGGGTGAGGATGAAGGAATTATCTTGAAAGCAAATGAAGCATTCAAAGATCCTGAAAGTGTAAGATACTATATCCTCATAATACAGAAATGTCAACTAGGTACAGTGTAATCTCTCTTTAGAAACTTACTAGCAAAACAATGATAGGGACAAACTGGCTTTATACAACAAGTTTGCATCTGAAAAGGCATATTACAACACCTAAAATCTTAGTCTCAAAAAGTGTCCAATATAGAAGAGAGGTTCCATTGATATATTCTTATCCGAATGACTATGTTCATTTTCATAACATTACTACTACCAATAATGTCTGTCACGCTGTGGTACATGTTAATAATCACTATAGGGTACTGACTATCGTCCAGGAGATCGATGGATGATTCGAGGTCCACTTGAGTACATTCCACCTGTTAAGGTTGAGGTGGTCACCAAACGCAAGGCCATTCCACTTGATGCCAACGAGGGTATCTACGTCCGTGATGTGAAGAGTGGAAAGGTGCGGGCCATCTGTGGCTCTACATACATGTTGACTCAAGATGAAGAGCAATGGGCCAAGGAACTACCCCCAGGTGTAGAGGAGTTACTAGCAGAAGGGAAAGACCCTTTAGCTGACCGATCAGATCGATGTAAGTTGACATGTGTATATAGTATGTGTAATGAGAATAATTTTTGTGCAGCACGGACATCTGCCAACATAAAGAGAGAAAAGACCAAAGTTGTTTCTTTCCGAGTACCACACAATGCAGCTGTACAGATCTATGACTACAAGGAAAAAACTGCTCGAGTTGTGTTTGGTCCTGAATTAGTGATGCTGCGACCAGATGAACAGTTTACACAACTTAGCCTGTCTGGTGGCAAGCCCAAGAGGCCGAACGTAATCAAGTCACTGTGCTTGTTGTTGGGACCCGACTTCTGTACTGATATCATCACCATAGAAACTGCAGATCATGCTCGACTACAACTGCAGCTTTCTTATAATTGGTGAGCGTTATATAAAATTGTGCATAACAGTAGTGGCTCTAAACTATTAGTAT is a window encoding:
- the LOC136243874 gene encoding major vault protein-like isoform X1 — its product is MSRRPDESKNLYRIPPYYYIHVLDQTTNVTRIEIGPRTFIRQDNEKVIVGPEKMITCPPRHYCVIENPVVRGDDKKPVIDKSGQIKLRHADQEIRLAQDPFPLYPGEVLKQVVTPLKVVQANSALRLRAILDFESDSGEKRVAGDEWLFEGPGTYIPCKEVVVDETIRATVIKPNQAIKLRARKETLDRDNNPRVTGEEWLVKKVGAYLPGAYEEVVDVVDAYVLTDKVALHMRAYRTFKDVKDVTRKNGEEWLIKMADTEAHIPDVYEEVVGVVNVTTLTNRQYCVILDPVGKDGKPQLGQKKLVKGEKSFFLQPGERLEKGIQNVYVLGEDEGIILKANEAFKDPESGTDYRPGDRWMIRGPLEYIPPVKVEVVTKRKAIPLDANEGIYVRDVKSGKVRAICGSTYMLTQDEEQWAKELPPGVEELLAEGKDPLADRSDRCKLTCVYSMCNENNFCAARTSANIKREKTKVVSFRVPHNAAVQIYDYKEKTARVVFGPELVMLRPDEQFTQLSLSGGKPKRPNVIKSLCLLLGPDFCTDIITIETADHARLQLQLSYNWHFEVVDRSDVKDAAKLFSVPDFVGDACKAIASRVRGAVAGVQFDDFHKNSARIIRTSVFGLDDNQKVRNRFEFPANNLVITSIDIQSVEPVDQRTRDALQKSVQLAIEITTNSQEASARHEAERLEQEAKGRLERQKIMDEAEAERARKELLELQAHSAAVESTGQAKAEAQSRAEAAKIEGEAAVEQAKLKAEASKIEAQSELERLTRAREAETKYVREQNELEITKAREMASIETEKFNNMVQAIGADTISAIATSGPEMQVKLLQSLGLRSTLITDGSKPVNLFTTAQGLLGAIGSGPANSEEDDD
- the LOC136243874 gene encoding major vault protein-like isoform X2, with the translated sequence MSRRPDESKNLYRIPPYYYIHVLDQTTNVTRIEIGPRTFIRQDNEKVIVGPEKMITCPPRHYCVIENPVVRGDDKKPVIDKSGQIKLRHADQEIRLAQDPFPLYPGEVLKQVVTPLKVVQANSALRLRAILDFESDSGEKRVAGDEWLFEGPGTYIPCKEVVVDETIRATVIKPNQAIKLRARKETLDRDNNPRVTGEEWLVKKVGAYLPGAYEEVVDVVDAYVLTDKVALHMRAYRTFKDVKDVTRKNGEEWLIKMADTEAHIPDVYEEVVGVVNVTTLTNRQYCVILDPVGKDGKPQLGQKKLVKGEKSFFLQPGERLEKGIQNVYVLGEDEGIILKANEAFKDPESGTDYRPGDRWMIRGPLEYIPPVKVEVVTKRKAIPLDANEGIYVRDVKSGKVRAICGSTYMLTQDEEQWAKELPPGVEELLAEGKDPLADRSDRSRTSANIKREKTKVVSFRVPHNAAVQIYDYKEKTARVVFGPELVMLRPDEQFTQLSLSGGKPKRPNVIKSLCLLLGPDFCTDIITIETADHARLQLQLSYNWHFEVVDRSDVKDAAKLFSVPDFVGDACKAIASRVRGAVAGVQFDDFHKNSARIIRTSVFGLDDNQKVRNRFEFPANNLVITSIDIQSVEPVDQRTRDALQKSVQLAIEITTNSQEASARHEAERLEQEAKGRLERQKIMDEAEAERARKELLELQAHSAAVESTGQAKAEAQSRAEAAKIEGEAAVEQAKLKAEASKIEAQSELERLTRAREAETKYVREQNELEITKAREMASIETEKFNNMVQAIGADTISAIATSGPEMQVKLLQSLGLRSTLITDGSKPVNLFTTAQGLLGAIGSGPANSEEDDD